The Rhodothermales bacterium sequence CCAGCCGCTGGATCATCTCGCCAGGGGCCCGAAAATACATGTTGACGTAGGCGCCATTGCGCTTCTTGTTGATCGGGTAGGCAAGACGCTGGCTACCCCACTCGTCGACCTCGATGATCTCACCACCATTGTCGGTGACGAAACTCGATACGCGCGACACGACGTCCTTGATTTGATCGTCGCTCAGAGCTGCGTTGATGATGTACGTGAATTCGTACGTGTTGACCTGTGCGGCCATGATCCCTCCGGCAGATACGTGAAAGTAGTGCCCCCGAGCATGGGCCCGGGAGCAGGGATTTCGAGCCCGGAAATATAGTACTTTCGCCCGGAAAGAGCAGACCGTCGCGATGGATTCGCCGAATCTACACGGCCCCGATCGGTCCTACTTGGTCAGATTCGCCATTCGCTCGGCGCTATCGGCCGTGCGCAGGGCCCTGATAATCTCGCTGAGGTCTCCTTCAATCACCCTTTCGAGAGCATGGTTCTTCTGGTCTCCCTCGAGGCGGTGGTCAGTGACTCGTCCCTGCGGCCAGTTGTAGGTTCGGATCTTTCCTGACCGATCGCCACTTCCGACCATCGACCGGCGCGCCTCACTGCGCTCGGACGCCAGCTTCTCGCGCTCCAGCTCGTACAGACGCGAACGCAGCACCCTGAGCGCCTTGTCCTTGTTCTTGTGCTGGCTCTTCTCATCCTGACAGGTAACAACCTCTCCCGTCGGTATGTGGGTTATCCGAACAGCGGAGTCCGTCGTATTCACGCTCTGGCCGCCCGGACCGCTCGATCGGTAGACGTCGATCTTCAATTCGTTTGGATCCAGACTGATGTCGACTTCCTCTGCCTCAGGAAGGACGGCGACCGTCGCTGCGGACGTATGAATGCGGCCGCTGGACTCCGTCGCCGGTACGCGCTGCACACGATGCACACCGCTTTCAAACTTCAGCTTCCCGAACGCATCCGAACCGCTCACACCGAAAATAATCTCCTTGAACCCACCCTTGGCGCCGTGAGACGATGCCATGACTTCCATCCTCCAGCCATTCTGCTCGCAGAAGCGGCTATACAGCCGGAACAAATCGCCGGCAAAAAGGGCTGCCTCGTCTCCGCCGGTCCCTGCACGAATTTCGACAATCGCATTCTTCGAATCCTGTGGATCCTTCGGAACCAGCATCAATGCCAGGTCGGCCTCGAATTCCTCGATCTTCCCGGTTATCTGCTCGTGCTCGTCGCGCGCCAGTTCCAGCAATTCGGGGTCCCCGTCGGACGCTATGATCTCGTCGAGATCATGCTCCTCGGCCAGCAGCTCTTCGTAGTGAACGATGGCCTCCACAACCTCCTTCAGCTCCACATGCTCCCTCCCCAGAGTGGTCATGCGGGCTACATCGGTCGCGACCTCCGACCTTGACATCAGGGCCTGGATTTCCTGATACCGGTCTTTTATGCGCTTTAGCGAATCTAGATTGATCATGACGGTTAGCGGTCGGGCCGGAAAGCTACGGTTGTACGCCCGAGAATGGGTTCGGCTTCCTGAAACCCGCTATTCCACCGTCACACTCTTCGCAAGGTTTCTGGGCTGATCCACATGGCAGCCGCGCATTACGGCCACATAATACGAGAGGAGCTGCAACGGCACGACTGTCAGAAGGGGCGTCAGGTACTCGTGCGTCTCCGGAATGCGGATCACGTATTCGCACAAACGCTCGATGTCGTCTCCGTTGTCGGTTATCGCTATGACCGATCCCTCGCGAGCAGCGACCTCCTCGATGTTCGACACGACCTTGCTGTATGTGCTGTCGTGCATGGCGATAAACACGACCGGCATGAACTGATCGATCAGCGCGATGGGACCGTGCTTCATCTCAGCGGCCGGGTATCCTTCCGCATGGATGTACGAAATCTCCTTTAGCTTGAGCGCACCTTCCAGTGCCACCGGGAAATTGTAGCCGCGACCCAGGTACAGGAAGTTCGACGCATAGCGGTACACGCGTGAGATGATCTCAATCATCGGGGCCTGCTTCAGGATCTCCCGAACCTTGTTCGGGATAGCCACGAGCGCGTGCAGACACTTTGAAAGCTCTTCCTCCTCAATCGTCTTCCGCGCTTTTGCCAATTTGAGCGCGAGCATGGCCAGCACCAACACCTGGGCACTGAATGCCTTGGTTGACGCCACTCCGATCTCCGGACCCACATGCAGGTACACGCCGGCGGCCGTTTCGCGGGCGATTGTGCTTCCCACTACGTTCGAGATGCCGATAGCAAGGTTGCCCTGCTCCTGGGCTTCACGAATTGCGGCAAGCGTATCGGCTGTTTCGCCGCTCTGAGAGATGGCGATGACCACATCCGTCGGTCGCAAGATCGGATTGCGGTACCGGAACTCGCTGGCGTACTCCACCTCAACCGGAATGCGAGCAAACTGCTCGATGAGATACTCGCCGACCAGTCCGGAGTGCCATGATGTTCCACAGGCGACGATGATGATCCGGTCTGCATTAACGAGCTGGTCGAACACGTCAGCCAGACCGCCGAGCTTGATCGCGTTCTCGGCGAGACGAACGCGCCCCCTCAGACAGTCTTCCAGGGCATCGGGCTGCTCCATGATCTCCTTGAGCATGAAGTGATCAAAGCCGTGCTTTTCAATCTGATGCAGGTCCCACTCGAGCTCGTGCACCTCCTTCTCGAGGGGTACGTTGTCGATGGATCGCACCTCGAATCCCTCCCTTCGGATGACAACCATCTCACCATCATTGAGATAGACTACCTTTCGCGTGTGCTCCACAAGCGGCGCGGCATCCGATCCCAGGAAGTACTCCCCTTCCCCGACTCCTAGAATCAGCGGGCTCCCCTTTCGGGCCGCGATCAGCATGTCGGGATCGTTCCGCGACACGATCGCGATTCCGTACGTCCCGACAACCTGCGTGAGGGCCTGCCGGATCGCTTCG is a genomic window containing:
- the prfA gene encoding peptide chain release factor 1 gives rise to the protein MINLDSLKRIKDRYQEIQALMSRSEVATDVARMTTLGREHVELKEVVEAIVHYEELLAEEHDLDEIIASDGDPELLELARDEHEQITGKIEEFEADLALMLVPKDPQDSKNAIVEIRAGTGGDEAALFAGDLFRLYSRFCEQNGWRMEVMASSHGAKGGFKEIIFGVSGSDAFGKLKFESGVHRVQRVPATESSGRIHTSAATVAVLPEAEEVDISLDPNELKIDVYRSSGPGGQSVNTTDSAVRITHIPTGEVVTCQDEKSQHKNKDKALRVLRSRLYELEREKLASERSEARRSMVGSGDRSGKIRTYNWPQGRVTDHRLEGDQKNHALERVIEGDLSEIIRALRTADSAERMANLTK
- the glmS gene encoding glutamine--fructose-6-phosphate transaminase (isomerizing), translated to MCGIVGYIGEKYAAGILVDGLKRLEYRGYDSAGVALVNGELEVLKKEGKVDALDQLVKQRKPAGTIGIGHTRWATHGAPNDANAHPHVSKSGDFALVHNGIIENYDTIRERLISRGYEFFSDTDTEVLANLIDDVRKSTGLPLPEAIRQALTQVVGTYGIAIVSRNDPDMLIAARKGSPLILGVGEGEYFLGSDAAPLVEHTRKVVYLNDGEMVVIRREGFEVRSIDNVPLEKEVHELEWDLHQIEKHGFDHFMLKEIMEQPDALEDCLRGRVRLAENAIKLGGLADVFDQLVNADRIIIVACGTSWHSGLVGEYLIEQFARIPVEVEYASEFRYRNPILRPTDVVIAISQSGETADTLAAIREAQEQGNLAIGISNVVGSTIARETAAGVYLHVGPEIGVASTKAFSAQVLVLAMLALKLAKARKTIEEEELSKCLHALVAIPNKVREILKQAPMIEIISRVYRYASNFLYLGRGYNFPVALEGALKLKEISYIHAEGYPAAEMKHGPIALIDQFMPVVFIAMHDSTYSKVVSNIEEVAAREGSVIAITDNGDDIERLCEYVIRIPETHEYLTPLLTVVPLQLLSYYVAVMRGCHVDQPRNLAKSVTVE
- the rpsF gene encoding 30S ribosomal protein S6, which codes for MAAQVNTYEFTYIINAALSDDQIKDVVSRVSSFVTDNGGEIIEVDEWGSQRLAYPINKKRNGAYVNMYFRAPGEMIQRLERTLEINDSVLRYLTLKMDAKMLRHFEGRKDRAAALEAAAVAE